Genomic window (Arachis hypogaea cultivar Tifrunner chromosome 13, arahy.Tifrunner.gnm2.J5K5, whole genome shotgun sequence):
ctagttgatctctcgggtccccggcaacggcgtcaatgttacgatgggtaaccggagattaatgggttggACGGTgctggttggcccaaacgtatggaTGAGGAGGATTCCAAATGGATCCGCAACTCGGTGCCCTCCGTCCAGCTTGTTCGTGCGAAAgagtggggggtggtacctgcaaagacactccgatgcctaagtcaacaaaggtgttagcaggtctagagagtattggaacttagagatacctgaaaggtgtcagtgtatttatagtggtgatccaataaccaccgttggagtggtgccacttttctagggtgttaaccgttcctttatcttagggaagttaagatatgactcgtggaagtggttagagagattctaggggcagttactcattcaaatgagtgcttatctaccagctaaccctcgttcccgacttctttagagcaagtcgagGCGAGTACCGACTTCGTAGTGGTTGATCTGGTGAAAGGTGAggtcaaccctttgggttgggcctttctACTTTGGACCCTGGGCCTTAATCGTTGGGTTAGGATATGAACAATtgcattatattatttgattgtaataaaaataataataacaaaaataattaatcttaaaacttTTAAGAGATATATATTATCAAAGGTGAAATTAATCTtttaatatgttaaaaaataatttataagttagaatcgattttatataattaaataaaaaatcagtttttttttaaaaaaaaatcagttttaagattaaaaaaaaggtttttaaataaaaataggtttttatgtgcaaaaataaattttttcatgtaaaaactgATTTCTTTTCGATAAAATCAATTTGGTGtattaatttaaatgaaattttttattaactaaaatcAGATTTACTTTCTTAGTTAACCTTAACTATATGTAATCCTACgtattaataacaaatttaaaaataaaataattttattttaatataaacactattatataatattttttattaagattttttatctctccaaaaatatcttttaagttTTGCCACTGGAtactattatataataaattaataatacaatgtgtatctgacaaaaaaaaatgtttatttcaaagaaaatcaaCGCATAATAATCCGTTTCAATACTCTCCTAAATTTATTATATACAgagtattaatttatttttattctaaagtagttaaaaaattattttcagaatttttttttttaatttgagcgTTATCATATCGTTTATTTAGTCTATTATTCAATTACCTTGAGCCCAACTAGAAAGAAtaactaaatattatatataaacaaGAATATTTGAACATACATAATAATAACAAGGACTTAACAGTTTAATTTGGGCATGACGTTTATAGTTAGAAAGTTCGAAGTAGTTGTTCCTGTAATAACTAATAACCTACCTTCTATGGTCATGGAACTTTAATACTTAAGAGAGTCACAACAAAAAAAGGTAAACATAATTTTTAAATGTGCCGTCATCTCCTACTTTTATGTTGGAAACCCCTGTTGATTTAGTCTTCACATCCTTATTAGACTAATTCTTTATTTTGAAGCACAAACTAAACTAATGAGTAAAAAGAGATTTGGAGATCATTTTATTTGGTATActctttttaaatttgtattctcattataatgaataatataacagaaaaaatttaattaattaactttatataaaattaataattgagtCATTAGATAATTAAAtacatttaattaaattattatttaataattctcaATTATTAATTTCATATTAAAATAATTGCACCGTAAGTTTTAACCCAATATAACAATGCAAGAATACGGGAATCACATGAAAGAAAGATTGAAAGGTCGGGATGGGAATGTGGATTGaccaaaaaaaaggaagaaaactcAAGACACATTTTCTTTACTGGTGAAGAACGGGACAAATGTAAATCCTCTAATATAATAAGGTATTTATTATGGTAgaatgataaattcatacgtatcgATACGTTTAAAATGTGGATAAATAGTAACAAATTACGTGGAATTTATTTTTCATatcagtatttaattttttttaaatatatattatatcactacTTTTATTAATACATcccctttaattaaataaaaataaaaatataatttttatttaattttataaaaagtcttaaacattcttactttatttgattagacaaaaatatccttttaaattaatcaaattttagaattcaattaatcctaattttataatttcaattaatttaaacaacaaaacaaaaacatataaaaaaataaaaatcaatcattCTTTATTTTCTCCAATTTTCCTAATAATTCGTGTTCCTTTGAAGcaaagtaaaatatataaaaaaaaataaaaaatcaatcgtTATTGTTTTTTGggaattgaaaaagataaagaacgattgatttttgatttttttatatgtttttgttttgttgtttaaaataatagaaactataaaattagaattaattaaattctaaaatttgattaatttaaaaggatatttttgtttaatcaaataaaataaagatgtttaagattttttataaaattaaataaaaaatatatttttatttttatttaattaaagaaaTGTATTAGTAAAAGTGATGatgtaatatatattaaaaaaaattaaatgctaatataaaaaataaatttcacgtaacttattattatttgtctatattttagACATATCGATACGTATAAATTTATTATCGTACCTAACAAACACCATATAATAAAGAAGTAACACTAGTGCCACAAAATATGTTATTAATTCATACAAGTATACCTGTTGGGCGTTATTCACGTGTCATAGACAAGAAAGAGTGAAAGACCCACATTGTCCGTTCCAATTCTAATGAGATTCAAAAGGCACTAGTATTATTGCTAAAAGATTGATCCTGATATGGAATAATCCACAAACcgaaattatctaataattcaaGCAACGTGTTATTAATTGTACAAGCTATGTTGACGCGAATCTAACATAATGATGACAAGAGTTTTACTGTTGAAAAAGTGCATCAATAacagtaaaaaactaaaaataaagagtgtatatatatatagaagtgggttgggaaccAATTAACTACCacacaataatataatataattaactcTTACTATAAAATTATGGCacatcagaaatttagaaatgGTTTGTCCCCATGGCATACACttcaatataaatattatatatagcaTAACAtttgtaaaaactaaaaacaattcTATATCTATCTAAATTGATtgtgataaataaattaaaaataataaattcaatttaacttcatactaattttttttatattcgaACATATATACAAAATgttagatatatatataatatatcgtATCAATAAAAGTATACGATTCAAATAATAAATAGGACTTCACAAGCAACATTAATTAtttcttattaaaaatataataatttatattatttttttattagtttaaatttttgagataaataatttaataatattatatatatcaaaattttagataaaaaaaattaatatttagtgagcccaaaaataaaataaaaataatataagagtTTAAAGAGAAAGTATTATCCTATATATTAGTATAAGTTTTTTGGATGAATTGTTTCATAACACTTCGTCATTGAttattcaaaaggaacaaagaaaaatatagaaatatagaatatagaaaataaaatttgtaggaaaaactaaagaaaaataattgttaattaaACAACGTACCGCGTCCTTTCGCGCGGATCACATCAACAatcgcttttttattttttttggtgagcACTTTTTGAATTACTATCTACTACTATTATTTGCTTTCTGTTGACTTTTTATGTAATGCTAATACTTATACATTTAAGTGCTGCATACTTTAATCTATATAATTTCTGTGTTGATTTACTGGTTAAACTTTCCGAAGTGTAATACGTGGATAAAACTCATAAAAAGTGTTACACATgagatatattttaattaaattttaatattaaaatttaattaaaatatatcaaaattttaaagTGAGAAATAGTTTAAAATAGTTTTAGGCCTTAGCTAGCCATACTTTTAATTTGGATAAAGTTATAAAAAAACATTGGATAAAGTTATGATTATAAGTGTTATTTTAAACACAAATTTATtatgtctctttcttttttccttttgattttgattgtttatttatttatttttaatatataattgtattgctTTGTAAAAAAAAGTATATTGTTCATTACGAGgataaagacaaaaaaaagagaggaatTTTTCATTTTGATAAACATTAAatactaacaaaagaaaaattaataaaaaagattggTAAAATTCACAAAAAACGATACTATATAACTTGAGTTATTTATTGTTGGATCTTTTTTACTGTTTCCACAATTACTATCATTAGTTTCTCATTTTcatagatttttaaatttatcgCCTTCTATAATGCTCAACACAGAGATGCAAGGAGGGTCATAAAAGATTATTCTCTTTCAATGTCTCTACTTGCTGTTTGTCCTGTTTTAGTCCCCAATGTTTGGGGTGAATTCTATTTTGGCCTCTAACATTTTAATCGTCTTATTTTTATCCCAAAACGTTTAGAATGACATCAATATTatccaatgttctgaaaatcagTTCGGACCGACCGGTCGAACCGATCGAACCGTCAATCGGACACCAAAATGATTCGGGCAATCAGCAAAATCGGTGAACTGGCCGGtaaccggtcggtcgaaccgaacagTGATCCGGTCGGTTTTTTGGCTGGGCAGCAAAACGCTTCCGTTTCCGTCTCTGAAACCCTAAATCAATGTTCTGATCCCTAATTGCCTTCACAATTCTCATCGAGCTTCAGAATCAGAGAACGCCATCACAGTCTCACAGTCTCACACGGCCACACGGGTTTGTTGTCGAGCAGTCACCTCCGTCGCGCAATCACCTCCTTCGACCAGTCACCTCCGTCGCCCAGCATCCGTCGTTCGTTGGAACAACCACCTCTATCGCGCAGCAGCCGTCGTCCCTTCGAAGGTGCTCCACCACTACTTGGTTCACTTGGCGTCGCTGTCTCTCACTCTCCCTATTGCAAGTTCTGTTGAAGCCTTGAAGGTGCCTTCGAGCTTCCAGAGTTCcaggtaatttttttttagttatgaacTTATGATTGTTTGATTGAATCATTGAATAACTGTTGCATGTCTCTGTCTCCTGATGAGTTTGATTGAGTAGCTCTTTGATTTTGTGACATGATGAACTCTGAAACTGTGAACTCTGAACTGATCCTGCTAAACTGAACTGGATTTTGTGACATGATGAACTGTTAAACTGTGAACTCTTTGATTGAGTAGCTCTttgattttgctttgtttactgaactggattttgttgtttgttgaataattgtgaataattttgaataattttggatGTTGTTTTTTGTGAACTTGAGAGTTGAGATTATTGGGTTAGATTGCTGGTAGTGTTTAGGTATGGATGAAAGTATCAACCAAGAACTACCTAGGAATAATAGTGCTGAAAATAATTCTGCTTCGAATGAACGTTCTCTTCCTCCTGCGACTAACGAAAGTCAGTCACAAACTTCTAGTGTTCGGGGGGAAAACTGATCCTACTTGGAGATACgttgctttacaaaatataaatgaaaaacagcattaccAATGCTTATTTTGTCTGAGTACTTTTGGGGGCGGCGGAATTAATagaatgaaaaagtatttggcgAAGATAGGTGGAGACATTAAGAAGTGTTCTAAGGTCCCGTATGATGTAGAAAAATAAATGGAAGGTTTATTGAAAGAGATTCAGAAAAGTAAAACTAGTAAAAGGAAAGTAAGTTTCAACGAAGAGGGTACTAATGAGTGTGAGGATGCAATTGATGAAGCAATAGCGCAAGAAGAACAACAAACTCCGAGTCAGTTACCAACTAAGGAGGTTATTGGAGGCGATCCAAAATAGAAAGCAAAAATCATTATTCCTCCTATGTATGCACCAAGAACAACTCCGGGAAGTCAACCAAGTCTGAAAAGTGTGTTTCAAAACAAAGAGGTGCTTCATGAAGTTGATAAGCGAGTGGCTAGATGGCTTTTGGATTGTAGGATTTCATTCAATGTGGTTATGTCACCCTTTTTTCAAGATATGTTGGATAGTGTTGCTGGCATTGGGCCTGGTTATAAAGGTCCTTCTTATGATACATTGAGGGTTAACTTATTAGCCGATCTCAAAAGGGAGTGTCAAATGGTTGTTGATAGCTATAGGTCTGCTTGGAAGGAAACTGGATGTACTCTCATGGCTGATGGTTAGACAGATCAAAGGCAAAGAACGTTGattaattttttggtttattgTTCGAAAGGGTTGTGCTTTGTGAAATCTGTAGATGCCTCAAGTATGGTTAAAAATGCTTCAAGCTTGTGTGACTTATTTTCAGAGGTAATTGAATGGATTGGACCTGATAATATTGTTCATGTAGTGACAGATAATGCCGCGGATTATGTTGCTGCTGGTAGGCTTATtaataagaaatttgaaaatattcaCTGGTCACCTTGTGTTGCTTATTGCTTGAATCTTATTCTAAAAGATATAAGCAGCATGCCACATATTTCTAACCTTGCAAGACGTGCTTCGAAGATTACCGTGTTTGTGTATAATCATACAGTGTTCTTGTCCTGGCTAAGACAAAGAACTGATTGGAGGGAGATTGTTCGTCCAGGTGCAACTCGTTTTGCTACTGTCTTCATCACATTGATGAGTATCTTTAAACGCAAATCGGATTTACAATTATTGGTTGTTGATACACACTTTACCAGACACAAATTAGGAATGAGTGCTAATGGTATAACTGTGAGTGCAATTATCCTAGACAATAAATTTTGGAATGATTGTTTTACTGCATGCCAAATTGTGAGTCCGTTGATTAAATTGCTGAGGTTGGTAGATGCCGATGATAAACCATCATTGGGAATTGTTTATGAAGGTATGCTGAGGTCAGAAAATGGAATCAAAGAAATGTTCAAGCATAGGAGGACTGCATATTAACCTTACACAGAAATTATCAACTCAAGATGGGACAAACATTTGAAAAAAAACTTCACGCAGCAGCTTTTTTCTTGAatcctgcttgcttttttttctgaaaattatAGAGAAGCACCTGATGTCATGCGAGCTTTACTTGATCTTGTTACATTGCATTGCAAGGTTAataatttagatttagttgaggcAATGAAAGAAATACACTTATATAGAGATCGAAAGGAAAGCTTTGATAGGCCTGAAGCTGTTCCAGCTGCAAAAAAACTTCAACCTGGTAATAATATCTGTTTGATAATAAGctttagttatttacttattttatgttttggtttccttaatttgataactaatacTTGAGATATGGGATTGTAACTTGTAGATGAATAGTGGAGGTTGTTTGGTAGTTCTGCTCCATGTTTACAAAACATGGCAATTCGCATTCTTAGCCAAGCATATGCTTCTTCAGGGTGTGAAAGGAATTGGAGTCTTTTTTATCAAATTCATACAACAAGAAAGAATAGATTGGAGCATGATAGGCTAAGTGATATTGtgtatgttacatataatttgcgTCTTAAATCCAGGTAATATATATTTCATCCTTTCATTTCATATCATTAGATTTTGTATAGTTAATATACTAGGCTTatcatatattgtatttaatttgttaggaaggaaagaaaaaaaaaagaaagcaaaagttgCAATATGATCCAATCGATATTGAAAGTATTGATATGGTTGATTTTTGGGTGACGGAAGAGGTTGTTGAAAAAGAGCCTGATCTTTCAAGTAATATTGAAGACTTGCTTGGTGAGTATTATAGTTTATTGATCAGACAATAAATTACAATAGCTTTGATATTTGATTTATTGATAATGTGTTATATTTTGTTAGATGAGATTGATGCTGATTTAGatcaaggtggtggtggtggtggtagtagtaGTATATTTTATGTTGCACCACTTGCTTTTTCTGGTCCAAGTAGTGGAAATGAAGGTGATGATATCAATGACGCAAATCTGCAGTAAGTTATggaggattttgatgattgatgacaaacttgGATCATTTTGATGTTGCTATAttatgtttgattggttgttttgttttttgacttttgaatttgtatttgaatgagattataacattctggtttatgtagtacttttaatttgaatgatattttaaagtttacattagactataattatatttttatgtgtttatttatattttatttattattttattataaaatggttTTTTCGGTTTAACCacggtcgaaccggttgaacctatgaaccagtAAACCAATagctagagcggttcgatgaccagTTCAATTTTTAGAACCTTGATATTATCTCACCATCAAATTCTTCACTAACAACTAACGGAATTGATATActgttaataatatttttgttaaagttATGTTTGCTCAATCCCCTTCTCTTACCTTCACCCTCTTAACAAGctcaaattcttttttttttttacttcttttttcttctctcttttacaCTATTAATTCTTTAAGAAGGatttgagaagaaaaaagaaagaaacaggagaatgaaatttaaaattgttaaaaagataaaagtgaaagaaaaaaattgaacaaaTATAGTTTTAACAAaaacattattaataatatattaaataaaatgattttaagtttttactttttatcttTCTAACATTACTCGCATATAACTATATATTAAGTCAGTTTTTAAATTGTAGAACAAGTTTGTTACCATCTAAAGCATCATTATTTAAGTTTCTAAAAAATGGATTGAGAGAcaaaacaaataattataatCCTTCAATTTTCAGTATCATTACCAATCTAATTGGTGTCTCATGAGCTAtaccatattatatatatatatatataataagggtTGATTTCTTCAGTAGTACATGCGCATTAACCTAATTTACTCATTAACTATAGCGTGTCTTGCGCAACACTTGGAACTACGTACTCATCATATCTTAATCAGTTGGCATTTTAATTAGATCTTTCAATTTGAAATTCATCATATCCTGACCTATTGGTAGTTTGATTCCACGGTATATAGCTTAATTAGGGGCAacacttatttttctgttttaaatcATAAACGATGTGGGCATGTGGGGgtcaatattattaaaatttcgaAATAAGATTTTATGTTAACTGGGTAGCCGGTAGGTGTAGGGCAAAAGGGGCTTAGCTTATTGTGGGTCATCAGTTTAGGGTTGTGAAGCATTCCCCTCTGATCTATTGAAAATAAAACTTGTTTTctgtgatattattattattagaaaaaatgACACTTCTCTTTCATGTATGATGtctaaacaatattttttatccTGTAAAAGTTAAATAACATActctttaattagtttatttgacTAAAATGTTCTTCAATAatgattataattatatatataatagtaacaataatataaattatatatttattattaatttgataaCTTTTATTTACGTTTAATATTTTAACTTGTtgctaaatatttaatttaaactttttacatatttttatgattaatgataaaatattaaaataaataaaatgtattactttaacaataaatatatatcttATATTATTATCCATATtattacataatataaaatattttaatttttacaaagatatttaatttaaatttttatatatttcatgattaatgatagaataataaaaataaataaaatatattacaaaaataatgaatatattttacttattatttttaatgttagaataatataaaaaatatatttatttttactgtaataaactttatttatttttaatattttatcattagtaataaaatatataaaaaatcaaattaaatatttttgtaataatttaaaatactaaaaataaataaaatttattacaataatatatatatatatatatatatatatatatatatatatatatatatatatatatatatatatatatatatatatatatatatatatataatgatttttGAAGTGTATTTTAGTTAAATAGACTAAAGtatatgttatttaattcttataaaaaaagaaaagtatatatcttaggaataaaagagagaaaaatatcaTTTAGACATTTCGTAAAGAAGAAAAgtgtcatttattattattattattattattattattattatgtaatgtGTTTATATAAACAggaattttattcatattttcatCTAGCTTGATTTGTAATGGcaattaacattcataaaatataGTAGTTAATTAAACTATATTGTGAAACTAATAATAAAGCAATGCTTATATCAACATCATCATTCATCAGTACattctttaataaaattatatatgtgtgtgtgtttgtttttttatataataattgcaCAAAAGTACTTGGTACCACCATGCTAGACAGTGTAATAAACAGACTAACATTTAGTATCCAAATGAAGccattttattattatctaattgGATTGTAGTGTTGAAGGTTGAGATTGTTACAGATATATATCCCATAATAATCTCGAATTTAGGggatacccaaaaaaaaaaaaaaagtgggttCTATACTTCTATCGGCTCATGGCACTAGCTAGGAAGGGATTGAAACCTAAGCCAGTCAAACTATTCTTTATGTATGGGGTCatcaagaaaatcaaagaatatAGTTATAGTAACTTAAATAATGTATGTGTTGAGACCTAGTTAAAAGGCCAAAGAATTATTGGTGATGTTAGAGGGTCTAGTACGTATATGGGTTTGATCATATTTAATATGATCACAAGAacttgttaataataataataataataatattcaagGCCTCCTCTTCATGCGCTTACTCTCTTCCTCATCAACTTCAAGTAAGTTCATTATCACTGCTTCTGAAGCGTCTTTTAACATCTCCGACCAGTCCCTGCATACCCATCCAATTCAAATTCAATACACCATTTAtcaaataaataaacatataaataataacaaaaatttcaacttatttacttatttattttttataatttaaacttttaaaataaataattcaatgACATAAACAAAATGTTAATATATATACCacgttaatattatattatattatattacattGAGTGAAtttaatccaattttaaaatataattttactaaaaaatcatgtcaaaatataattttatatatattatttttatttttaaatgtgtGAGGACTAATGCAACATACCCTTTTAAAGGATCAAACGTTAATCCAACGGTATATTTAGCTTCCTCAAGCGCCAAACTAAACCTCCGCAGCTCTTTCGCCGGACAAGTCTTGTTGTCCTTGACGACGAGCTGTGAAGGCTTAACATTGTAGAAGATGGGGATAACCCTCTTCTTTGACTCCATGAGCAGAGCGAGCTCATGGAGACAAAAGTAGGACTCGCAATAGCGCGGCGAAAATACAGCGACGCCAACCTTGCTTCCGACAATGGCCCTATCAATATGTTGAAAGAGCCTGTCCCCCGGTTTCATGTTCATGCTGTCCAAAAAACTCCTGACACCCATTGCCGTTAACCGGTCATACAACAAGCCGGCAATGTTCCTTTTGGTGTCGATGCCACGGTGGTTGATGAAAACATCGCATGCCGGGTGAGCCATCTTGTGGCACAACGTTGCTGATACACGCTGCATGGCTATATATGCTTAAAAGGTTGCTCTTAAATCCTTTATTTGTGTTTGTGTGTTGAATGATTCATTATACGAAGGAAGAAGCCAAGGGAGGAATTGATGGGTGTATATATATAGCACAAATATTGGTACATGGTGAAGAATTTTATGAGGGAATAattgttatttaattaaaaaacaaaagtttGATGTTTGATTTTCAAGGTGGGTAGTCCATGTTAAGATTGGACCCGAGAAAATACTAGGTATTTGatggaaaaaaaaagagtaaaagtgTTTGAAAATGTTGACTACAAATGTATGTATGTGGGAATTCATGTTTGGAACTGCTTATCCTTCAAACACGGCTACATCAGtgtatattattttgatttgatgtgTGTTTGAGTATGTGTTCTGAGATTGGGATCCAAGTTCCAAAACATGGATTCGCTGACATGGTCAGTCCGCTAATTATTTTGCTTTCACTTTTTGGAGAAACTTATACCGTTGCTTCCCCGTACCCCTCATTGGTATGGGTTGGGGCCATCATcacaataaacaaataaaaaaaactttatgaattaatattaacatttaattaattagttttgttttaaataacttGATTGGTCAAATGATCAACTCACTCGTTTAAATAAGTCTTGAAAATTTGGTCAGATTGAGAGATACCAtagctaaaa
Coding sequences:
- the LOC112735416 gene encoding uncharacterized protein; the encoded protein is MIRAISKIGELAESENAITVSQSHTATRVCCRAVTSVAQSPPSTSHLRRPASVVRWNNHLYRAAAVVPSKVLHHYLVHLASLSLTLPIASSVEALKVPSSFQSSRISFNVVMSPFFQDMLDSVAGIGPGYKGPSYDTLRVNLLADLKRECQMVVDSYRSAWKETGCTLMADEVIEWIGPDNIVHVVTDNAADYVAAGRLINKKFENIHWSPCVAYCLNLILKDISSMPHISNLARRASKITVFVYNHTVFLSWLRQRTDWREIVRPGATRFATVFITLMSIFKRKSDLQLLVVDTHFTRHKLGMSANGITVSAIILDNKFWNDCFTACQIVSPLIKLLRLVDADDKPSLGIVYEGMLREAPDVMRALLDLVTLHCKVNNLDLVEAMKEIHLYRDRKESFDRPEAVPAAKKLQPDEIDADLDQGGGGGGSSSIFYVAPLAFSGPSSGNEGDDINDANLQ
- the LOC112736044 gene encoding probable 2' cyclic ADP-D-ribose synthase BdTIR — encoded protein: MQRVSATLCHKMAHPACDVFINHRGIDTKRNIAGLLYDRLTAMGVRSFLDSMNMKPGDRLFQHIDRAIVGSKVGVAVFSPRYCESYFCLHELALLMESKKRVIPIFYNVKPSQLVVKDNKTCPAKELRRFSLALEEAKYTVGLTFDPLKGDWSEMLKDASEAVIMNLLEVDEEESKRMKRRP